A single Amphiura filiformis chromosome 19, Afil_fr2py, whole genome shotgun sequence DNA region contains:
- the LOC140141619 gene encoding uncharacterized protein — MGYKFQLLAFFIFLKYVEASHDNSLQTQLTCDAAAPFDVVNDFQPACSYEEGETVWIHATTDILDYIGGSSIYLDASTGLFYTRDGCLADEGLNFGDPGLNCDKKATSSKDYGQFVIEHDGQRLPSIVEDARGTGWFTYINYRLDVGDYDRQGDLDYIPIDTVDDCDVEGDEVFSVLSRPQNNLDFLDTPDPQDGFEVLIVDNDDEFCFESEVYEVVEGADDIELSLTVKRTGILAAKTIQYSTIPLTANSDDFVPVSLSNIVFGLGSLQETVKITIKCDGEVEGPEMFAVDLYHPTDPDPSVCTGKIGRPGRAFVTIYDHQKSLFSFKYHDYAVTEPLQGDTETVTLTVVRRGNIDRESTIGN, encoded by the exons CTCAGTTGACCTGTGATGCGGCAGCCCCATTTGATGTTGTCAATGATTTCCAACCAGCGTGTTCTTATGAGGAAGGGGAGACGGTATGGATTCATGCGACAACTGATATATTGGATTACATTGGTGGTTCCAGTATCTATCTTGATGCGTCCACTGGAT tGTTCTACACCAGGGATGGTTGTCTGGCAGATGAAGGACTAAATTTTGGAGACCCAGGTCTTAACTGCGACAAGAAAGCAACCTCTAGTAAAGACTACGGACAATTTGTGATAGAACACGATGGTCAAAGGCTGCCTTCGATTGTGGAGGATGCCCGGGGCACAGGCTGGTTTACTTACATTAATTATAGACTAGATGTTGGGGACTACGACCGTCAAGGCGATTTAGATTACATCCCGATTGATACCGTTGATGACTGTGACGTGGAAGGTGACGAGGTCTTTTCAGTCTTATCAAGACCTCAAAATAACCTGGATTTCTTGGATACTCCCGACCCGCAAGACGGGTTTGAAGTTCTTATCGTGGATAACGATG ATGAATTTTGCTTTGAATCTGAAGTTTATGAAGTCGTAGAGGGCGCTGACGACATAGAGCTGTCATTGACTGTTAAACGAACCGGTATTCTTGCCGCTAAAACCATAC AATATTCAACAATCCCGTTAACCGCGAATTCGGATGATTTCGTTCCCGTATCTCTCAGTAACATCGTCTTCGGTCTAGGGTCCCTACAGGAAACTGTGAAAATTACCATTAAGTGTGACGGTGAAGTAGAAGGACCGGAGATGTTTGCTGTTGATCTCTACCATCCTACTGATCCCGATCCATCTGTATGTACTGGAAAAATCGGTCGTCCTGGAAGAGCCTTTGTAACTATATACGATCATCAAAAGT CTCTGTTCTCTTTCAAATATCACGATTATGCTGTAACTGAGCCGCTACAAGGGGATACGGAAACGGTAACTCTAACTGTAGTAAGACGTGGAAACATTGATAGAGAATCAACAATCGGTAACTAA